A genomic stretch from Malus domestica chromosome 15, GDT2T_hap1 includes:
- the LOC139191853 gene encoding uncharacterized protein — protein sequence MTNISMSPFTNKIERTDPFRRFTMPYFIPYKGDEDPNRHLKHDCSTMILYRNNDALMCKIFATTLQGEALDWFHTLPPQSIWSFNELSFVFTKEYSSNHSIKRTSDHLFSIVKDHWETIRDYVKRFKTEKAKIVGCNEDIATATFKNELSTEHPLFGKLLMGEELNLAASYTLAEKHALWDEAKQSNKNESEKKHMERSPTREDSAPKTFTKFTVPISQILRKLKNEPWFELSSPMKGDLTRLDHTKYCAFHQGPDHTTNGYLKWKQYLEKLTNEGRLMRKITKHTN from the coding sequence atgaccaacataagcatgtCACCATTCACGAATAAGATCGAGCGGACAGATCCATTTCGCAGGTTCACTATGCCTTACTTCATTCCGTACAAGGGAGACGAAGATCCAAATCGACATCTCAAGCACGACTGCAGCACCATGATCCTTTACAGGAACAACGATGCGCTTATGTGcaaaatttttgccacaactctacaaggcgaggcactAGACTGGTTTCACACTCTGCCGCCGCAGTCGATCTGGAGTTTTAATgaactttcctttgttttcactAAGGAGTATTCGTCTAACCACTCAATCAAAAGGACATCCGACCATCTCTTCAGCATCGTAAAAGACCATTGGGAGACAATTCGTGACTATGTCAAGAGATTCAAAACGGAGAAGGCCAAGATTGTTGGTTGCAACGAAGACATAGCAACGGCAACATTCAAAAATGAACTTTCCACCGAACATCCTTTATTTGGAAAACTGCTCATGGGAGAAGAATTGAACCTAGCAGCTTCCTATACTTTAGCAGAAAAACATGCACTATGGGACGAGGCTAAGCAGTCTAACAAAAATGAGTCGGAAAAGAAGCACATGGAACGTTCCCCAACCAGAGAAGACTCAGCGCCTAAAACATTCACCAAATTCACAGTTCCAATCAGCCAAATTCTCCGCAAGCTCAAGAACGAACCTTGGTTCGAACTGTCATCACCCATGAAAGGCGATCTTACCAGGCTGGATCATACAAAGTATTGCGCATTCCATCAAGGACCAGACCACACTACTAATGGCTACCTGAAGTGGAAGCAGTATCTTGAGAAGCTAACAAATGAGGGCcgattgatgcgtaaaataactaaacacacaaattaa
- the LOC103427462 gene encoding MADS-box protein JOINTLESS-like isoform X1, with protein MAREKIQIKKIDNATARQVTFSKRRRGLFKKAEELSVLCDADIALIIFSSTGKLFEYASSSMKEILERHNLHSKNLDKLEQPSLELQLVENSNYSRLSKEIAAKSHQLRQMRGEEIQGLSLEELQQLEKSLEAGLGGVVEKKSEKIMKEINDLQRNMNVQAMQLTEENERLRQQVVEKSNGRRLVHVDSENLITEEGQSSESVTNLCKSNSGPQDYDNSVTSLKLGLPFSG; from the exons ATGGCGAGGGAGAAGATTCAGATCAAGAAGATCGACAACGCGACAGCGAGGCAGGTGACCTTTTCCAAGAGGAGAAGAGGCCTTTTCAAGAAGGCTGAGGAGCTCTCCGTTCTCTGTGATGCCGATATTGCTCTTATCATCTTTTCTTCCACCGGAAAGCTCTTTGAATACGCCAGCTCTag taTGAAGGAAATTCTAGAAAGGCACAACTTGCATTCAAAGAATCTCGACAAACTAGAACAACCATCTCTTGAGTTACAG CTAGTGGAGAACAGCAACTACTCCAGGTTGAGCAAGGAAATTGCAGCAAAAAGTCATCAACTTAG GCAGATGAGAGGAGAAGAAATTCAAGGACTAAGTTTGGAAGAACTGCAACAATTGGAGAAGTCCCTTGAAGCTGGCTTGGGTGGCGTAGTAGAGAAAAAG agtgaaaagattatgaaagaGATCAACGATCTTCAAAGAAAT ATGAATGTGCAGGCGATGCAATTGACGGAAGAGAATGAACGATTAAGACAGCAA GTGGTGGAGAAATCTAATGGCCGGAGGCTTGTTCATGTCGATTCAGAGAACCTGATTACGGAGGAGGGTCAGTCATCAGAGTCTGTCACCAATCTCTGTAAATCTAACAGCGGTCCTCAAGACTATGACAACTCAGTTACATCTCTAAAATTGGG GCTGCCTTTCTCTGGTTGA
- the LOC103427462 gene encoding MADS-box protein JOINTLESS-like isoform X3: protein MAREKIQIKKIDNATARQVTFSKRRRGLFKKAEELSVLCDADIALIIFSSTGKLFEYASSSMKEILERHNLHSKNLDKLEQPSLELQLVENSNYSRLSKEIAAKSHQLRQMRGEEIQGLSLEELQQLEKSLEAGLGGVVEKKSEKIMKEINDLQRNAMQLTEENERLRQQVVEKSNGRRLVHVDSENLITEEGQSSESVTNLCKSNSGPQDYDNSVTSLKLGLPFSG, encoded by the exons ATGGCGAGGGAGAAGATTCAGATCAAGAAGATCGACAACGCGACAGCGAGGCAGGTGACCTTTTCCAAGAGGAGAAGAGGCCTTTTCAAGAAGGCTGAGGAGCTCTCCGTTCTCTGTGATGCCGATATTGCTCTTATCATCTTTTCTTCCACCGGAAAGCTCTTTGAATACGCCAGCTCTag taTGAAGGAAATTCTAGAAAGGCACAACTTGCATTCAAAGAATCTCGACAAACTAGAACAACCATCTCTTGAGTTACAG CTAGTGGAGAACAGCAACTACTCCAGGTTGAGCAAGGAAATTGCAGCAAAAAGTCATCAACTTAG GCAGATGAGAGGAGAAGAAATTCAAGGACTAAGTTTGGAAGAACTGCAACAATTGGAGAAGTCCCTTGAAGCTGGCTTGGGTGGCGTAGTAGAGAAAAAG agtgaaaagattatgaaagaGATCAACGATCTTCAAAGAAAT GCGATGCAATTGACGGAAGAGAATGAACGATTAAGACAGCAA GTGGTGGAGAAATCTAATGGCCGGAGGCTTGTTCATGTCGATTCAGAGAACCTGATTACGGAGGAGGGTCAGTCATCAGAGTCTGTCACCAATCTCTGTAAATCTAACAGCGGTCCTCAAGACTATGACAACTCAGTTACATCTCTAAAATTGGG GCTGCCTTTCTCTGGTTGA
- the LOC103427462 gene encoding MADS-box protein JOINTLESS-like isoform X2 produces MAREKIQIKKIDNATARQVTFSKRRRGLFKKAEELSVLCDADIALIIFSSTGKLFEYASSSMKEILERHNLHSKNLDKLEQPSLELQLVENSNYSRLSKEIAAKSHQLRQMRGEEIQGLSLEELQQLEKSLEAGLGGVVEKKSEKIMKEINDLQRNMNVQAMQLTEENERLRQQVVEKSNGRRLVHVDSENLITEEGQSSESVTNLCKSNSGPQDYDNSVTSLKLGCA; encoded by the exons ATGGCGAGGGAGAAGATTCAGATCAAGAAGATCGACAACGCGACAGCGAGGCAGGTGACCTTTTCCAAGAGGAGAAGAGGCCTTTTCAAGAAGGCTGAGGAGCTCTCCGTTCTCTGTGATGCCGATATTGCTCTTATCATCTTTTCTTCCACCGGAAAGCTCTTTGAATACGCCAGCTCTag taTGAAGGAAATTCTAGAAAGGCACAACTTGCATTCAAAGAATCTCGACAAACTAGAACAACCATCTCTTGAGTTACAG CTAGTGGAGAACAGCAACTACTCCAGGTTGAGCAAGGAAATTGCAGCAAAAAGTCATCAACTTAG GCAGATGAGAGGAGAAGAAATTCAAGGACTAAGTTTGGAAGAACTGCAACAATTGGAGAAGTCCCTTGAAGCTGGCTTGGGTGGCGTAGTAGAGAAAAAG agtgaaaagattatgaaagaGATCAACGATCTTCAAAGAAAT ATGAATGTGCAGGCGATGCAATTGACGGAAGAGAATGAACGATTAAGACAGCAA GTGGTGGAGAAATCTAATGGCCGGAGGCTTGTTCATGTCGATTCAGAGAACCTGATTACGGAGGAGGGTCAGTCATCAGAGTCTGTCACCAATCTCTGTAAATCTAACAGCGGTCCTCAAGACTATGACAACTCAGTTACATCTCTAAAATTGGGGTGCGCTTAA
- the LOC103427462 gene encoding MADS-box protein JOINTLESS-like — MAREKIQIKKIDNATARQVTFSKRRRGLFKKAEELSVLCDADIALIIFSSTGKLFEYASSSMKEILERHNLHSKNLDKLEQPSLELQLVENSNYSRLSKEIAAKSHQLRQMRGEEIQGLSLEELQQLEKSLEAGLGGVVEKKSEKIMKEINDLQRNAMQLTEENERLRQQVVEKSNGRRLVHVDSENLITEEGQSSESVTNLCKSNSGPQDYDNSVTSLKLGCA; from the exons ATGGCGAGGGAGAAGATTCAGATCAAGAAGATCGACAACGCGACAGCGAGGCAGGTGACCTTTTCCAAGAGGAGAAGAGGCCTTTTCAAGAAGGCTGAGGAGCTCTCCGTTCTCTGTGATGCCGATATTGCTCTTATCATCTTTTCTTCCACCGGAAAGCTCTTTGAATACGCCAGCTCTag taTGAAGGAAATTCTAGAAAGGCACAACTTGCATTCAAAGAATCTCGACAAACTAGAACAACCATCTCTTGAGTTACAG CTAGTGGAGAACAGCAACTACTCCAGGTTGAGCAAGGAAATTGCAGCAAAAAGTCATCAACTTAG GCAGATGAGAGGAGAAGAAATTCAAGGACTAAGTTTGGAAGAACTGCAACAATTGGAGAAGTCCCTTGAAGCTGGCTTGGGTGGCGTAGTAGAGAAAAAG agtgaaaagattatgaaagaGATCAACGATCTTCAAAGAAAT GCGATGCAATTGACGGAAGAGAATGAACGATTAAGACAGCAA GTGGTGGAGAAATCTAATGGCCGGAGGCTTGTTCATGTCGATTCAGAGAACCTGATTACGGAGGAGGGTCAGTCATCAGAGTCTGTCACCAATCTCTGTAAATCTAACAGCGGTCCTCAAGACTATGACAACTCAGTTACATCTCTAAAATTGGGGTGCGCTTAA